A region of uncultured Desulfobacter sp. DNA encodes the following proteins:
- the ligA gene encoding NAD-dependent DNA ligase LigA, translated as MDFDAFQTEARQLRRDLTEHSYRYHVLDDPVIDDQAYDMMLRRLIDIETQFPELVTEDSPTRRIGAPPLAAFDTAPHSVPMLSLDNAFNDQEILDFHARCLKTSGANSLAYTAEPKLDGLAVELTYEKGVLVMATTRGDGYTGEVITENIRTIKSVPLRLMDNKTPVPDFLEVRGEVIIRHKDFELLNQNRLDKGEPVFANPRNAAAGSLRQLDSKITARRPLTIFVYGVGAVRGLGFPTQGHMLECLSDLGFPVNPLIKKSISIQQVLENFKHLEGLRSELAYDIDGMVIKVDDILIQQALGEKIKSPRWAIAYKFPAMEKISKILDITVQVGRTGTLTPVAELAPVNIGGVTVARATLHNADEIERKDIRIGDTALITRAGDVIPKVVKVIPEARTGEEKVFTMPDTCPVCASRVRRLEGEAAVKCINAGCSAQIKERIRHFVSKKAFDVEGLGKKLVEQLVDEKLVNSFADLFHLDRDTLAGLERMGSKSADNIIAALEQSKTISFTRFIFALGIDHTGENAARLLAQRFADLESLLAADTQTISAIHGMGDTTAGAVTGFFSIEENIKTVKGLLDAGVSITNDLYGEAGEKDNAVNGKTIVLTGSFEVMTRDQAKAKLLALGAKVTGSVSKKTDIVIAGSQAGSKLAKARALGITVWDEDRLGELIGVEQSF; from the coding sequence ATGGATTTTGATGCATTTCAAACTGAGGCGCGGCAACTGCGCCGGGATTTGACAGAACATAGTTACCGCTATCATGTGCTGGATGATCCCGTCATTGATGACCAGGCCTATGACATGATGCTGCGACGTCTCATTGACATCGAGACCCAATTTCCTGAGCTGGTTACCGAGGATTCACCCACCCGGCGCATCGGGGCTCCGCCTTTGGCCGCCTTTGACACAGCCCCCCACTCGGTGCCCATGCTCAGCCTGGATAATGCCTTTAATGATCAGGAGATCCTGGATTTTCATGCCCGGTGTCTGAAAACATCCGGTGCCAATTCCCTGGCCTATACGGCAGAGCCCAAGCTGGACGGCCTGGCTGTGGAACTGACTTATGAAAAGGGCGTGCTGGTCATGGCCACCACCCGGGGGGACGGATATACCGGAGAGGTGATCACGGAAAATATTAGAACCATTAAATCCGTGCCCCTGCGCCTGATGGACAATAAAACCCCTGTTCCCGATTTTTTAGAAGTGCGCGGGGAGGTGATCATCCGGCATAAAGATTTTGAACTGCTCAATCAGAACCGCCTGGATAAGGGCGAGCCCGTCTTTGCCAATCCCCGCAATGCCGCTGCAGGCTCCCTGCGCCAGCTGGATTCAAAAATAACGGCCCGGCGGCCTTTGACCATTTTTGTCTATGGTGTGGGTGCTGTGCGCGGTCTTGGATTCCCCACCCAGGGCCACATGCTTGAATGCCTTTCGGATTTGGGGTTCCCGGTAAATCCGCTTATTAAAAAAAGTATCTCAATCCAGCAGGTGCTGGAGAATTTCAAGCATCTGGAAGGCCTTCGTTCAGAACTTGCTTATGACATCGACGGCATGGTGATCAAGGTGGATGACATTTTAATCCAGCAGGCCCTGGGCGAAAAAATCAAAAGTCCACGATGGGCCATTGCCTATAAATTTCCCGCCATGGAAAAGATCAGCAAAATACTGGATATCACGGTCCAGGTGGGCCGCACCGGAACGTTGACCCCTGTGGCGGAACTGGCACCGGTGAACATCGGCGGTGTTACGGTGGCACGGGCCACCCTGCACAATGCCGATGAGATTGAACGAAAAGATATCCGCATCGGCGATACCGCATTGATCACAAGGGCAGGGGATGTGATTCCCAAGGTGGTGAAGGTTATTCCCGAAGCCCGCACCGGGGAGGAAAAGGTATTTACCATGCCCGATACCTGTCCCGTATGCGCTTCCAGGGTCAGGCGCCTGGAGGGGGAGGCGGCTGTTAAATGTATCAATGCCGGATGCAGCGCCCAGATCAAGGAGCGCATTCGCCATTTTGTGTCTAAAAAAGCCTTTGATGTGGAGGGACTTGGCAAGAAACTGGTGGAGCAGCTGGTGGACGAAAAACTTGTAAACTCTTTTGCCGACCTCTTTCACCTGGACCGGGATACCCTGGCAGGGCTTGAGCGCATGGGTTCAAAATCTGCCGATAATATTATTGCCGCCCTTGAGCAATCTAAAACCATTTCCTTTACACGGTTTATTTTTGCCCTGGGCATTGACCACACCGGAGAGAATGCGGCCCGGCTTCTGGCCCAAAGGTTTGCTGACCTTGAATCGCTTCTGGCCGCTGACACACAGACCATCAGCGCCATCCACGGCATGGGTGACACCACGGCAGGCGCTGTCACCGGATTTTTCTCCATTGAAGAAAACATCAAAACCGTGAAAGGCCTGCTTGATGCAGGGGTATCCATCACCAATGATCTGTACGGTGAAGCCGGTGAAAAGGATAATGCCGTCAACGGTAAAACCATAGTCCTGACCGGCAGCTTTGAGGTGATGACCCGAGACCAGGCCAAGGCAAAGCTTCTGGCGTTAGGTGCTAAGGTGACAGGTTCGGTATCAAAGAAAACCGATATTGTTATTGCCGGAAGCCAGGCCGGATCCAAACTCGCCAAGGCCAGGGCGCTTGGCATCACTGTATGGGACGAAGACAGGCTTGGGGAATTGATTGGCGTAGAGCAAAGTTTTTAA
- a CDS encoding flavodoxin family protein → MKVIGFNGSSRKKGNTACAMNTVFDQLEKAGIETEMILVGKEKIKGCVACHGCVKNKNEACAIEDDPVNEWIQKIKEADGVLLGSPVHFSGVAGTMKSFLDRAFFVASVNGGLFRQKVGASVAAVRRSGGISTLETLNHYISYSEMVMPSSNYWNVAHGLTPGQMEEDAEGKQIMEVLGQNMAWIMRIIAHGKEHIPAPAPARKIMTNFIR, encoded by the coding sequence TTGAAAGTTATCGGATTTAATGGAAGTTCAAGAAAAAAAGGGAATACGGCCTGTGCCATGAACACCGTCTTTGATCAACTTGAAAAGGCCGGCATTGAAACGGAAATGATCCTGGTTGGAAAAGAGAAAATTAAAGGCTGTGTTGCCTGCCACGGCTGTGTCAAAAATAAAAATGAAGCCTGTGCAATTGAAGATGATCCCGTAAATGAATGGATCCAGAAAATCAAAGAGGCCGACGGCGTTTTACTTGGCTCCCCGGTTCATTTCAGCGGTGTTGCCGGGACAATGAAATCCTTTCTTGACAGGGCCTTTTTTGTGGCCTCGGTCAACGGCGGGCTGTTCAGACAAAAAGTCGGGGCTTCGGTTGCCGCAGTCAGGCGCTCCGGGGGAATATCCACTCTGGAAACCCTTAACCATTATATCAGCTATTCCGAAATGGTCATGCCCTCTTCAAACTATTGGAATGTGGCCCACGGCCTGACGCCCGGACAGATGGAAGAAGATGCAGAGGGAAAACAGATCATGGAGGTGCTGGGCCAAAATATGGCATGGATCATGAGAATCATTGCCCATGGTAAAGAACATATTCCCGCCCCGGCCCCGGCACGCAAAATCATGACCAATTTTATCCGATAG
- a CDS encoding LysE family translocator: MFGIENYTGFIIAAVILNLTPGTDTFYVLTRCVAQGRQAGLVSVAGIMTGCVVHVLCTAFGLSVILSTSVVAFNLIKWTGALYLVFLGIKTLSNRSSAFEPMGQAHTRSRKLLGVYRQGILTNVLNPKVALFFLSFLPQFIHTDKASGPVPFLILGATFLCTSTIWLLILAGAAGRMTKTLREKPRIENYLQKISGMVFIAFGLKLAFDAK, translated from the coding sequence ATGTTCGGCATAGAAAATTATACAGGGTTTATCATTGCAGCGGTGATCCTGAATCTGACCCCGGGAACAGATACCTTTTACGTGCTCACCCGGTGTGTGGCCCAGGGACGCCAGGCAGGGCTTGTTTCCGTTGCCGGAATCATGACCGGATGTGTGGTGCATGTGCTTTGCACGGCCTTTGGCCTGTCCGTGATTCTGTCCACTTCGGTTGTGGCCTTTAATCTGATCAAGTGGACCGGGGCTTTATACCTGGTCTTCCTTGGCATTAAAACCCTTTCAAACAGATCCTCGGCCTTTGAACCCATGGGACAAGCGCACACCCGGAGCAGAAAACTTCTGGGCGTGTACCGCCAGGGGATTCTGACCAACGTGCTGAACCCCAAGGTGGCCTTGTTTTTTCTCTCTTTTCTGCCCCAGTTTATCCATACCGACAAAGCATCCGGGCCGGTTCCCTTTTTGATTTTAGGCGCCACGTTTCTTTGCACCTCAACGATCTGGCTTCTGATTCTGGCCGGTGCGGCCGGAAGAATGACAAAAACGTTACGGGAAAAGCCCAGGATAGAAAATTATCTTCAAAAAATTTCAGGAATGGTGTTCATTGCATTTGGACTCAAACTGGCCTTTGATGCAAAATAA